The Sphingobium aromaticiconvertens genome has a segment encoding these proteins:
- a CDS encoding aromatic ring-hydroxylating dioxygenase subunit alpha, translating to MASKARYAEIRFNDRPIKEPLIDPESFVLEPGAVTADYEAKSPYRLDELHPGIANYRTARTSRFMDPAVKALEEERLWSKAWLVAGVASDIAQPGDWFRFDIGQQSIIIVRSKEEEVNAFYNVCKHRGNELVQEDFGHGATSFTCILHSWRFSLKGKNVRVTDRETFREEALCQNLDLTPVHVRVWGGLVFVNMDADPVPFEDFYADVMPMLASYRMEEMFVVKDLSVEVPANWKILYSVFNENYHAHATHPQIKPYVDDYFIQYDFYRHGHNRNLFPVAAVSPRWPDGRFINMGLAYMMQEAGVKTSGFKGDARHVRRAIQAAKRLPGNVYGMDFSGFTDNQLTDDWNPSLFPNVTMNMHPEGVLIQRFRPHPTDPERGYHDVIILSAKLVEGRRPPAYMGVEDDVDVSGKVRPQRRHTTHENPEGGEVLEQDIANTVTLQRGMHSKGLNGTIVFSEQERRIQHFLAELDTYLDA from the coding sequence ATGGCGAGTAAGGCGCGTTATGCCGAAATCCGGTTCAACGACCGACCGATCAAGGAGCCGCTGATCGACCCCGAAAGCTTCGTGCTGGAGCCGGGGGCGGTCACGGCGGATTATGAGGCCAAGTCGCCCTACCGGCTGGATGAACTCCATCCCGGCATTGCCAATTACCGGACCGCCAGGACCAGCCGCTTCATGGACCCGGCCGTCAAGGCGCTGGAAGAAGAGAGGCTGTGGAGCAAGGCGTGGCTGGTCGCCGGTGTCGCGAGCGATATCGCGCAGCCGGGCGACTGGTTCCGCTTCGACATCGGTCAGCAATCGATCATCATCGTGCGGTCGAAGGAAGAGGAGGTCAACGCCTTCTACAATGTCTGCAAGCATCGCGGGAACGAGTTGGTGCAGGAGGATTTCGGCCATGGCGCGACGTCCTTCACCTGCATCCTGCATAGCTGGCGCTTCAGCCTGAAGGGCAAGAATGTCCGGGTCACCGACCGGGAGACATTTCGCGAGGAAGCGCTATGTCAGAATCTGGACCTGACGCCGGTGCATGTTCGGGTCTGGGGCGGGCTGGTCTTCGTGAACATGGATGCCGACCCGGTGCCGTTTGAGGATTTCTACGCCGATGTGATGCCGATGCTCGCCTCCTACCGGATGGAGGAGATGTTCGTCGTCAAGGATCTGAGCGTCGAGGTACCGGCGAACTGGAAGATCCTCTATTCGGTCTTCAACGAAAATTACCATGCGCATGCCACGCATCCGCAGATCAAACCCTATGTCGACGATTATTTCATCCAGTATGATTTCTATCGCCATGGGCATAACCGCAACCTGTTCCCGGTGGCGGCGGTCAGCCCGCGCTGGCCGGACGGGCGGTTCATCAATATGGGCCTGGCCTATATGATGCAGGAAGCGGGCGTGAAAACGTCAGGGTTCAAGGGCGATGCGCGGCATGTGCGGCGCGCTATTCAGGCGGCAAAGCGGTTGCCGGGCAATGTCTATGGCATGGATTTTTCCGGCTTCACTGACAATCAGTTGACCGACGACTGGAACCCCTCCCTATTCCCCAATGTCACCATGAACATGCACCCCGAGGGTGTGCTGATCCAGCGTTTCCGGCCGCATCCGACCGATCCCGAGCGCGGCTATCATGACGTGATCATACTGTCGGCCAAGCTGGTCGAAGGCCGTCGTCCGCCCGCCTATATGGGGGTGGAGGATGATGTCGACGTGTCCGGTAAGGTCCGCCCGCAACGGCGGCACACGACCCATGAGAATCCGGAAGGCGGCGAAGTGCTGGAACAGGACATCGCCAACACGGTGACGCTCCAGCGCGGCATGCACTCGAAGGGGCTGAACGGCACCATCGTCTTTTCCGAACAGGAACGCCGCATCCAGCACTTCCTCGCCGAACTCGATACCTATCTGGACGCTTAA
- a CDS encoding SDR family NAD(P)-dependent oxidoreductase — translation MDLGLAGKKVILGGATRGISRATAQLLAAEGAQLGLFSRNGDALDDLKAELGGSVVTREYVLEEREGYKAMLTGLADELGGCDIFIHSISSSGAQGSMDWDESYRIDMLGAVDGCEALEPYLEKSGEGSVILMSSTAAIETFLMPQAFNAIKAAVITYGKQLSQAWAGKNIRINMVSPGPISYPGGNWEGAKALMPDLYNGIVAQIPMGRMGAPEDVAKAVAFLASPAASYITGTNIIVDGGFTKRVQF, via the coding sequence ATGGATTTGGGACTTGCAGGCAAGAAGGTCATTCTGGGCGGCGCGACGCGCGGCATCAGCCGGGCGACGGCGCAACTGCTGGCGGCGGAGGGCGCGCAGCTTGGCCTTTTCTCGCGCAATGGCGATGCGCTCGACGATCTGAAGGCGGAACTGGGCGGGAGCGTGGTCACGCGCGAATATGTGCTGGAGGAGCGCGAGGGCTATAAGGCGATGCTTACCGGCTTGGCCGATGAACTGGGCGGCTGCGACATCTTCATCCATTCGATCAGCTCTTCGGGCGCGCAAGGCTCGATGGACTGGGACGAAAGCTATCGCATCGACATGCTGGGCGCGGTCGACGGGTGCGAGGCGCTGGAGCCGTATCTGGAAAAGTCGGGCGAGGGATCTGTGATCCTGATGTCCAGCACGGCGGCGATCGAGACATTCCTGATGCCGCAGGCATTCAACGCGATCAAGGCGGCGGTCATCACCTATGGCAAGCAGTTGAGCCAGGCCTGGGCGGGCAAGAATATCCGCATCAACATGGTGTCGCCCGGTCCGATCAGCTATCCCGGCGGCAATTGGGAAGGCGCCAAGGCGCTGATGCCCGACCTGTATAACGGCATCGTCGCGCAGATCCCGATGGGCCGCATGGGTGCGCCCGAAGATGTGGCGAAGGCGGTGGCGTTCCTGGCCAGTCCGGCGGCCTCCTACATCACCGGCACCAATATCATCGTCGACGGTGGCTTCACCAAGCGCGTTCAGTTCTGA
- a CDS encoding enoyl-CoA hydratase/isomerase family protein, with product MDMAPDISVDWPTGDIALVTVGDGGAANHVVTCASVSALADMLDNVIEGGARVIVLASSVEGHWLEHAYLDDIVNLVEGRAATGDPAGWFRCLQILNRGKAVTIAAINGDTSGGGCELGWACDLRVAEEQARFSQPEVIIGAGTGIGGTSRLMRLIGRTVTAEVVLTGAPLTAKRLYELGGLNQVVPKGKAVEEALALARTIVALPPQSVAGMKQMLGEAEDLNQSEGIENDQKISQTLFANPDSLASMKAIQARFDAGESMDAVYWAKA from the coding sequence ATGGATATGGCACCGGATATTTCGGTCGATTGGCCGACAGGCGACATTGCGCTGGTGACGGTGGGCGATGGTGGCGCGGCCAATCATGTTGTGACCTGCGCGAGCGTGTCGGCACTGGCCGATATGCTGGATAATGTGATCGAGGGTGGCGCGCGGGTGATCGTGCTGGCTTCTTCGGTCGAGGGACACTGGCTGGAACATGCCTATCTGGACGATATCGTGAACCTGGTCGAAGGGCGCGCGGCGACGGGCGATCCGGCGGGTTGGTTCCGTTGCCTGCAAATCCTTAATCGCGGCAAGGCCGTGACGATCGCGGCGATCAATGGTGACACATCGGGCGGCGGGTGCGAACTGGGCTGGGCCTGCGACCTGCGCGTGGCGGAGGAACAGGCGCGGTTCAGCCAGCCCGAAGTCATTATCGGCGCGGGCACCGGCATTGGCGGCACGTCGCGGCTGATGCGGCTGATCGGGCGGACGGTGACGGCGGAGGTCGTGCTGACCGGCGCGCCCTTGACGGCAAAGCGGCTTTACGAACTGGGCGGCCTCAACCAGGTCGTGCCCAAGGGGAAGGCGGTCGAGGAAGCATTGGCGCTGGCGCGCACGATCGTCGCGCTGCCGCCGCAGTCGGTGGCGGGGATGAAGCAGATGCTGGGCGAGGCGGAAGACCTCAATCAGAGCGAGGGCATCGAGAACGACCAGAAGATCAGCCAGACATTGTTCGCCAATCCCGACAGTCTGGCGAGCATGAAGGCGATCCAGGCCCGTTTCGACGCGGGCGAGAGCATGGACGCGGTCTATTGGGCGAAGGCCTGA
- a CDS encoding MarR family winged helix-turn-helix transcriptional regulator, with protein sequence MPDMPSSLRKPYPLRITLSFLVHDVARIRRTLLDSVLRPLGLTRAQRWMLIQLSQFGEQGISQAELAESMHVGPVSLGEKLLLLEALGYVVRTRGTSDRRQKVVQLTDAGYSALGQSTRLTQGFNEQVLAGIAPQDVQVAERVLDAMRANLMSM encoded by the coding sequence ATGCCGGACATGCCCTCTTCGCTGCGCAAGCCCTATCCGCTGCGGATCACCCTCAGCTTTCTGGTGCATGATGTGGCGCGGATACGGCGGACTCTGTTGGACAGCGTGCTGCGGCCGCTGGGGCTGACGCGAGCGCAGCGCTGGATGCTGATCCAGTTGTCGCAATTTGGAGAGCAGGGGATCAGTCAGGCGGAACTGGCGGAGAGCATGCATGTCGGGCCGGTGTCGCTGGGCGAGAAGCTGCTGTTGCTGGAGGCGCTTGGCTATGTCGTGCGGACGCGCGGGACTAGCGATCGACGGCAGAAAGTCGTCCAGCTTACCGATGCTGGTTATAGCGCGCTGGGGCAGTCGACTCGGTTGACGCAGGGGTTCAACGAACAGGTGCTGGCCGGGATCGCGCCGCAGGATGTGCAGGTCGCTGAACGGGTGCTCGACGCCATGCGTGCCAACCTGATGTCGATGTGA
- a CDS encoding glucose 1-dehydrogenase: MPDLFDLSGKVALVTGGSRGLGRAIALGLADQGADLVIVSRTLATCESVGREVEARGRHALALAGHMGRWDEIEAVVERAYAHFGRIDILVNNAGMSPAAASSLDTSEKLMDAVLALNFKGPMHLSALVGTRMAAEGGGCIINISSTGSVRPTPEIIPYAGAKAALNAMTIAHAQEFAPHVRVNAVLPGSFRTDVAQHWPADKEAHTPAALKRFGEPEEIVSTILYLASDFSRFTTGTLIRVDGGRP, translated from the coding sequence ATGCCTGACCTGTTCGATCTGTCCGGCAAGGTCGCGCTCGTTACGGGCGGCAGTCGCGGCCTGGGCCGTGCCATCGCGCTGGGCCTTGCCGATCAGGGCGCCGATCTCGTCATCGTCAGCCGCACACTCGCTACATGCGAAAGCGTCGGCCGCGAGGTCGAAGCTCGTGGTCGCCATGCATTGGCGCTCGCAGGCCATATGGGCCGATGGGACGAGATAGAGGCAGTGGTCGAGCGTGCCTATGCGCATTTCGGCCGCATCGACATATTGGTGAACAATGCGGGCATGTCGCCTGCCGCAGCTTCCTCCCTCGACACCTCCGAAAAACTGATGGACGCGGTGCTTGCGCTCAATTTCAAGGGGCCGATGCACCTCAGCGCGCTGGTCGGCACGCGGATGGCGGCAGAGGGCGGCGGCTGCATCATCAATATCAGCAGCACCGGTTCGGTCCGGCCGACACCGGAAATCATCCCCTATGCCGGCGCCAAGGCCGCGCTCAACGCCATGACCATCGCCCATGCGCAGGAATTCGCGCCCCATGTGCGGGTAAACGCGGTGTTGCCCGGCTCCTTCCGCACCGATGTCGCGCAGCATTGGCCCGCCGACAAGGAAGCCCACACCCCCGCCGCCCTCAAGCGCTTCGGCGAACCCGAAGAGATTGTATCCACCATCCTCTACCTTGCCAGCGATTTCAGCCGCTTCACCACGGGCACGCTGATACGGGTCGATGGTGGCCGCCCCTGA
- a CDS encoding acyl-CoA dehydrogenase family protein — protein sequence MIPNQSERSRAVAAHVQAFMDAHIYPNEALYERQLQEGPERFHVPPVLEELKAKAKQEGLWNLFLPHSDHGAGLTNLDYAPIAEIMGRVHYASEVFNCSAPDTGNMEVLDRYGSDAQKERWLKPLLAGEIRSAYCMTEPAVASSDATNVETRIRRDGHDYVITGRKWWITNAYHPLCRIYILMGKTDPDAPRHLQQSQILVPVDTPGITRVRPLPVLGYLDEPKGHAELIFDNVRVPAKNLILGEGRGFEISQGRLGPGRIHHCMRIIGQCERMLEQTCRRLLSRVAFGKPLAQQSLWQERIAEARTQINMARLLTQHAAHLMDTVGNKAARSEISQIKVAATRLGRAVAELAVQAHGAAGLCDDHGLGFAFTRMQMLRMGDGPDEVHNRTIARTELDKYRPARVAA from the coding sequence ATGATCCCCAATCAAAGCGAGCGATCGAGGGCCGTGGCTGCCCATGTGCAGGCTTTCATGGACGCGCATATCTATCCCAACGAAGCGCTGTACGAACGGCAATTGCAGGAGGGGCCGGAGCGTTTTCATGTGCCCCCGGTCCTTGAGGAATTGAAGGCAAAGGCGAAGCAGGAAGGCCTTTGGAACCTCTTCCTGCCCCATAGCGATCATGGGGCAGGCCTCACCAATCTCGATTATGCGCCGATCGCGGAGATTATGGGCCGGGTCCATTATGCGTCGGAAGTGTTCAACTGCTCTGCGCCCGACACCGGCAATATGGAAGTGCTCGATCGCTATGGCAGCGATGCGCAGAAGGAGCGCTGGCTAAAGCCGCTGCTCGCGGGTGAGATTCGTTCGGCCTATTGCATGACCGAACCGGCTGTCGCGTCTTCAGACGCCACCAATGTCGAAACCCGCATCCGTCGCGATGGCCACGACTATGTCATTACCGGGCGCAAATGGTGGATCACCAATGCGTATCATCCCCTTTGCCGGATCTACATCCTGATGGGCAAGACCGATCCCGACGCCCCCCGCCACCTGCAGCAATCGCAGATATTGGTGCCCGTCGACACGCCTGGCATCACCCGCGTCCGCCCGCTCCCGGTGCTGGGCTATCTCGACGAGCCGAAAGGCCATGCCGAGCTGATCTTCGACAATGTCCGTGTACCGGCGAAAAACCTGATCCTTGGCGAAGGGCGCGGGTTCGAGATTTCGCAGGGGCGCCTTGGCCCCGGCCGCATCCACCATTGCATGCGGATCATCGGCCAGTGCGAGCGGATGCTGGAGCAGACCTGCCGCCGCCTGCTGTCCCGCGTGGCGTTCGGCAAGCCGCTCGCCCAGCAATCACTCTGGCAGGAGCGCATTGCCGAGGCCCGGACCCAGATCAACATGGCCCGCCTGCTCACCCAGCATGCCGCCCATCTGATGGACACGGTCGGCAACAAGGCTGCGCGCAGCGAAATCTCGCAGATCAAGGTTGCCGCCACCCGCCTCGGCCGCGCCGTCGCCGAACTGGCGGTACAGGCGCATGGCGCGGCGGGCCTGTGCGACGATCACGGCCTGGGCTTCGCTTTCACCCGCATGCAGATGCTGCGGATGGGCGACGGCCCGGACGAGGTTCACAACCGCACCATCGCCCGCACCGAGCTGGACAAATATCGCCCCGCGCGGGTGGCGGCATGA
- a CDS encoding phosphotransferase family protein translates to MMTGRQQQFSGEEAPPAHLALDLDRLADWLGPLLPGMGRDLAATKFKGGQSNPTYRLSGPGGSYVLRRKPPGTLVASAHQIDREFGILTALSHTDAPAPRPYFYCEDTSIIGSEFYIVEHVAGRVFWEADMSDVPATDRAIVYEDMNRVIATLHDLDPQAIGLGTLARTGDYAARNLARWSKLYAQSALVPIPDMDWLIAHLPNHMPATEQTCLIHGDYGLYNLIIHPDQPRIMAVLDWEMATLGDPLIDLAHHLRAWWDLPDSGLAATSLAGLDLPTLGIPSMEDYVAAYCARRGIAVPNMRWYLAFAQFRYAAMVQGILKRAADGTASSRVMVHSQDRVIRIAAMARASLEALIA, encoded by the coding sequence ATGATGACCGGCCGCCAACAACAGTTCAGCGGTGAGGAAGCACCGCCCGCCCATCTGGCACTAGACCTTGATCGCCTCGCCGACTGGCTGGGACCATTGCTGCCCGGCATGGGACGCGACCTAGCCGCGACCAAGTTCAAGGGCGGCCAGTCGAATCCCACCTATCGCCTGAGCGGCCCCGGCGGTTCCTATGTGCTGCGCCGCAAGCCGCCGGGCACACTGGTGGCCTCCGCGCATCAGATCGACCGCGAATTCGGCATCTTGACAGCGCTCTCGCACACCGACGCCCCGGCTCCCCGGCCTTATTTCTATTGCGAAGACACCAGCATCATCGGGTCCGAATTCTATATCGTCGAGCATGTCGCGGGGCGTGTCTTCTGGGAAGCGGACATGAGTGACGTGCCCGCCACGGACCGCGCGATCGTCTATGAAGACATGAACCGCGTCATCGCCACCCTGCACGACCTTGATCCACAGGCGATCGGGCTGGGCACGCTTGCCCGCACTGGCGACTATGCCGCGCGCAATCTCGCCCGCTGGTCGAAACTCTATGCGCAATCGGCACTGGTCCCGATCCCCGACATGGACTGGCTGATCGCGCATCTGCCCAACCATATGCCCGCCACCGAACAGACCTGCCTCATTCATGGCGATTATGGTCTCTACAATCTCATCATCCACCCCGATCAGCCACGGATCATGGCGGTGCTCGACTGGGAGATGGCGACGCTGGGCGATCCACTGATCGACCTTGCCCATCACCTGCGCGCCTGGTGGGACTTGCCCGATTCCGGTCTTGCCGCGACCAGCCTTGCGGGCCTCGACCTGCCCACGCTCGGCATTCCGTCAATGGAGGATTATGTCGCGGCCTATTGCGCCCGGCGCGGTATCGCCGTGCCCAACATGCGCTGGTATCTGGCCTTTGCACAATTTCGCTACGCCGCCATGGTGCAGGGCATATTGAAGCGCGCGGCCGACGGCACCGCCTCCAGCCGCGTCATGGTGCATAGTCAGGATCGCGTGATCCGCATCGCCGCCATGGCCCGCGCCTCACTGGAAGCGCTGATCGCATGA
- a CDS encoding SDR family NAD(P)-dependent oxidoreductase, translating into MAGKLEGRIAVITGGARGQGDVTARIFAAEGAKVVIADMLEAEGQAVAQSIGEGAMFHKLDVSEEGQWEALAKVATDRFGAPDILVNNAGVVHPASLADLTKEDFERVLRINLIGAWLGMKTLSPAMIAKGKGAIVNICSTSGLWGMNGLTAYSASKWALRGISKTAAMELGHQGVRVNAVFPGGINTVMGNVTNEKSSELAKYYVGQPIQRIGEPEEVARTSLFLASDDASYICGAEISVDGGMTLGVYTPFLPGAPA; encoded by the coding sequence ATGGCTGGAAAGCTGGAAGGCCGCATTGCCGTCATCACGGGTGGCGCGCGCGGGCAGGGCGACGTGACGGCGCGAATCTTTGCCGCTGAAGGCGCGAAGGTGGTGATCGCCGACATGCTGGAGGCCGAGGGGCAGGCGGTTGCGCAGAGTATTGGTGAAGGGGCCATGTTCCATAAGCTCGACGTGTCCGAAGAAGGGCAGTGGGAGGCGCTGGCCAAGGTGGCGACGGACCGCTTTGGCGCGCCCGACATATTGGTGAACAATGCAGGCGTGGTGCATCCTGCTTCGTTGGCGGACCTGACCAAGGAGGATTTCGAGCGGGTGCTGCGGATCAACCTGATCGGCGCGTGGCTGGGCATGAAGACACTGTCGCCCGCAATGATCGCCAAGGGCAAGGGCGCGATCGTCAATATCTGTTCGACATCGGGCCTGTGGGGCATGAACGGGCTGACCGCTTATTCTGCGAGCAAATGGGCGCTTCGCGGGATCAGCAAGACCGCCGCGATGGAATTGGGCCATCAGGGCGTGCGTGTGAACGCGGTGTTCCCCGGCGGCATAAACACCGTCATGGGCAATGTCACCAACGAGAAATCGTCGGAGCTGGCCAAATATTATGTCGGTCAACCGATCCAGCGTATCGGCGAGCCGGAGGAAGTGGCGCGTACCAGCCTGTTCCTAGCGAGCGATGATGCATCCTATATCTGCGGCGCGGAGATTTCGGTCGATGGCGGCATGACGCTGGGCGTCTATACGCCGTTCCTGCCGGGCGCGCCGGCCTGA
- a CDS encoding SDR family oxidoreductase gives MRLKDKVALVLGAAGKDNMGQDIARRLSAEGCKVVVGGRHEVELQVLANEIGGAAALVDITSSDQLNAAADLAMTRFGRLDIGVNATGWGLLKPTEDTTEADLDKILAIQFKGPFFFIQAMLRTMGAGGSIIQISSATATIMLENHAAYMGTKAGIDHVIRTVANEYGERGIRANSISPGLTETPMAGTTFDYPEMIDAFTREYPLGRLGTRADIAAAVVWLASDECFMTGQNLQVNGGLTLRRNPSLRELGEIAAKATAHLQS, from the coding sequence ATGCGACTGAAAGACAAGGTGGCGCTGGTGCTTGGCGCAGCGGGCAAGGACAATATGGGCCAGGACATCGCCCGACGCCTCTCCGCCGAAGGGTGCAAGGTCGTGGTCGGTGGCCGCCATGAGGTCGAATTGCAGGTGCTGGCCAACGAGATCGGCGGCGCCGCCGCGCTCGTCGACATCACGTCCAGCGATCAGCTTAATGCCGCCGCCGACCTCGCCATGACCCGATTCGGTCGCCTCGACATCGGCGTCAACGCGACCGGCTGGGGCCTCCTCAAACCCACCGAGGACACGACCGAAGCCGATCTCGACAAAATCCTCGCCATCCAGTTCAAGGGGCCGTTCTTCTTCATCCAGGCAATGCTGCGCACCATGGGCGCTGGCGGGTCGATCATCCAGATTTCCTCTGCCACCGCGACCATCATGCTGGAAAATCACGCCGCCTATATGGGCACCAAGGCGGGGATCGACCATGTCATCCGCACCGTCGCCAATGAATATGGCGAACGCGGCATCCGCGCCAATTCCATCTCACCGGGCCTCACTGAAACGCCGATGGCGGGCACAACCTTCGACTATCCCGAAATGATCGACGCCTTCACCCGTGAATATCCGCTGGGGCGACTGGGCACCCGCGCGGACATCGCCGCGGCCGTCGTCTGGCTGGCGTCCGACGAATGTTTCATGACCGGCCAGAACCTTCAGGTAAATGGAGGCTTGACGCTGCGCCGCAACCCCAGCCTGCGCGAACTGGGTGAGATCGCGGCGAAGGCAACGGCGCATCTGCAAAGCTGA
- a CDS encoding MarR family transcriptional regulator: MASAKPAGGKKVGAPLTEEEAPFPLFKESLAYQAQLLARYTQNDYMARITGTGIAPAQAYVLGELWFDEPLSQVELARRLDIGKATIGQTLTRLERAGVVERKRVASDRRVVMVHLTETGRQLREPLRVAAIEQSDLLEEKLGKDKAAELTELLKQANQLLGNAWPRALPD, from the coding sequence ATGGCAAGCGCAAAGCCCGCAGGCGGCAAGAAGGTCGGGGCACCCCTGACCGAAGAGGAAGCACCCTTCCCCCTGTTCAAGGAAAGCCTGGCCTATCAGGCACAGTTGCTCGCCCGTTATACCCAGAATGACTATATGGCGCGCATCACCGGCACCGGTATCGCCCCTGCGCAGGCCTATGTGCTGGGCGAACTCTGGTTTGACGAACCTCTGTCGCAGGTCGAACTGGCTCGGCGACTGGACATCGGCAAGGCAACAATCGGCCAGACGCTCACCCGCCTCGAACGCGCCGGCGTGGTCGAGCGCAAGCGCGTCGCCTCCGATCGCCGCGTCGTCATGGTCCACCTGACCGAAACGGGTCGCCAACTGCGCGAACCGCTCCGCGTCGCCGCCATCGAGCAGAGCGACCTGCTCGAAGAGAAGCTGGGCAAGGACAAGGCGGCCGAACTGACCGAACTGCTCAAGCAGGCCAACCAGCTACTGGGCAACGCATGGCCCCGCGCCCTGCCGGACTGA